Sequence from the Maribellus comscasis genome:
ATAGTCACAACGGACAGGAATTTAATTATGTTTTGGAAGGAAGTATGCTGTTGAGCGTTGGCGGGCACGAGCTCACCTTAAACGAAGGAGACAGCCTCTATTTTGATGCCTCACTTCCGCATGGAATGAAAGCATTACAAAATGAAACCGTTAAATTTCTTTCACTGATATTTTAATAAAACCAAAGAAATTACAGCTACATGATTGAGAAGTATTTAAAACAAAAGGCTTTTAAAGATTTTGAAGACTTTAAAGCCAACTATGAGCTGGTTATCCCCGAAGATTTTAATTTTGCCTACGACGTTGTTGACGGCTGGGCAGCTACAAATCCACATAAACGTGCCTTGCTCTGGACAAACGACCAGGGGCAGTGCAGAACCTACACTTTTGGCGAGTTAAAAGAAATTACCGACCGATCTGCGGGCTATTTTTCCTCTCTGGGAATTAAAAAAGGCGACATGGTGATGGCGATTTTAAAACGCCGCTCTGAGTTTTGGTTTACCATTATCGCTTTGCACAAAATTGGCGCAGTTATTATTCCGGCAACTCATTTGCTTACGTCAAAAGACATTGTTTACCGAAATAATGCAGCTACCATAAAAGCCATTGTTTGCGACGGAACAGAATTGATTTTAAGTCATGTGGATGGCGCGATGGCAAAATCACCATCCGTTGAACGGCGAATTTCAATTGGGCCAATCGTTCCTGAAGGATGGGAAGATTTTCATAAAGGTGTTGAAAATGCCACACCTTTTAAACGTCCGGCGGAGCCAACAAAAAACGACGACCCGATTATCGTAAGTTTTACTTCGGGAACAACCGGCGACCCCAAAATGGTAGTGCTCGACAGCGTGTATCCGCTGGCGCATATTATTACCGCAAAATATTGGCAAAATTTGCATGAAAACAGTTTGCATTTAACTATTGCCGATACCGGTTGGTTAAAAGCTGTTTGGGGGAAATTATACGGACAGTGGCTCGTTGGAGCTTCTGTGTTTGTTTATGATCACGAGAAATTTACTCCTGCCGATATTCTCACTGTTTTGTCGAAACATAAAGTAACATCGCTTTGTGCACCGCCAACTATTTTTCGTTTTCTCATTCGTGAAGATTTAAACCATTACGATTTGTCGGCGCTGGAATGGTGTACCATTGCCGG
This genomic interval carries:
- a CDS encoding AMP-binding protein: MIEKYLKQKAFKDFEDFKANYELVIPEDFNFAYDVVDGWAATNPHKRALLWTNDQGQCRTYTFGELKEITDRSAGYFSSLGIKKGDMVMAILKRRSEFWFTIIALHKIGAVIIPATHLLTSKDIVYRNNAATIKAIVCDGTELILSHVDGAMAKSPSVERRISIGPIVPEGWEDFHKGVENATPFKRPAEPTKNDDPIIVSFTSGTTGDPKMVVLDSVYPLAHIITAKYWQNLHENSLHLTIADTGWLKAVWGKLYGQWLVGASVFVYDHEKFTPADILTVLSKHKVTSLCAPPTIFRFLIREDLNHYDLSALEWCTIAGEALNPEVYNKFYQLTGIKLREGYGQSETTLSVFTSPWVEPKPGSMGLPNPHYDVDLLTPDGRSAEAGEQGQIVIRYDKKYPTGLFKGYYRNQRLTNEAISDGIYYTGDLAWKDEDGYFWFVGRADDVIKSSGYRIGPFEVESALMTHPAVVECAITGVPDDIRGQVVKATVVLGHDYKEKAGDVLVKELQSHVKKVTAPYKYPRVIEFVDELPKTISGKIRRVEIRERDHQ